In a single window of the Micrococcaceae bacterium Sec5.7 genome:
- a CDS encoding cupin domain-containing protein: MTAMIRKSLNEPEETRPFEEGMGKVDLVNLEAGAVGRAVFESGWKWSKHVKPIAKTDSCQASHMGYVMSGRMKVVMDDGEEQEFGPGDYMVVPPGHDAWILGDESCVVIDWQGLADYAKRQA, translated from the coding sequence ATGACCGCCATGATCCGCAAGAGCCTGAATGAACCCGAAGAAACCCGGCCGTTTGAGGAAGGGATGGGGAAAGTCGACCTCGTCAATCTTGAGGCCGGCGCCGTGGGGAGGGCCGTTTTCGAATCAGGTTGGAAGTGGTCCAAACACGTCAAGCCGATCGCCAAGACGGACAGCTGTCAGGCCTCACACATGGGCTATGTCATGTCCGGGCGCATGAAGGTCGTCATGGACGACGGCGAAGAACAGGAGTTCGGGCCCGGGGACTATATGGTTGTCCCGCCAGGCCACGACGCGTGGATACTGGGGGACGAGTCATGCGTCGTCATCGACTGGCAGGGCCTGGCCGACTACGCCAAGCGCCAGGCGTAG
- a CDS encoding YbhB/YbcL family Raf kinase inhibitor-like protein, whose product MELLSTSFDYGQEIPQRYGKKIENVSPQLFWEGVPRQTKSFALSLVDNHPVARKYVHWLVVDIGADVTMLAKGAAGRGLLGGGREVEAYAGPFPPSGTHEYEFTLYALGVETLDLPAKATLDRFVQATEGDVLAAATLLGTFTKA is encoded by the coding sequence GTGGAACTCCTCTCGACGTCATTCGACTACGGACAAGAGATCCCTCAGCGGTACGGCAAGAAGATAGAGAATGTCTCGCCGCAACTCTTTTGGGAAGGTGTGCCCCGCCAAACGAAGTCCTTCGCCCTGAGCCTGGTTGACAACCACCCGGTGGCGAGAAAATACGTTCACTGGCTGGTGGTCGACATCGGCGCTGACGTCACCATGTTGGCAAAAGGAGCAGCCGGACGGGGCCTGCTGGGCGGCGGCCGAGAGGTCGAAGCGTACGCGGGCCCTTTTCCCCCTTCCGGAACACACGAGTATGAATTCACGCTCTATGCACTGGGCGTGGAAACGCTTGACCTCCCGGCGAAGGCGACGCTCGACCGCTTCGTTCAGGCCACCGAGGGCGACGTCCTCGCCGCCGCCACGTTGCTCGGAACGTTCACGAAGGCGTGA
- a CDS encoding FadR/GntR family transcriptional regulator: protein MARKSLVEEVADELLDRIIAGEFLPGSSVPGELELSAKHEVSRMTVREAMKTLEAQRILSVERGRGTFVNPLNRWASLEAVLRAASEGKNEAAASVQLIELRRMLESGACELAAVRINDADVQTLHDQVAAMRTAHEVNDVAAFVEADLGFHDLILHASENVFVSVLFEPLHRVLEKRRTETSEVRQIQEHAIGHHQNIVNALESRDPIRSREAMDAHMQQTLDDLKSFVLEERQSAVGG from the coding sequence ATGGCACGGAAATCACTGGTCGAAGAAGTGGCTGATGAGCTTCTGGACCGCATCATTGCGGGCGAATTTCTGCCCGGCTCCAGCGTCCCGGGCGAGCTGGAGCTCAGTGCCAAGCACGAGGTCAGCCGCATGACGGTGCGCGAGGCCATGAAAACCCTTGAAGCGCAACGCATCCTCAGCGTGGAGCGCGGCCGCGGCACCTTTGTGAACCCGCTTAACAGGTGGGCGTCCCTTGAAGCGGTGCTGCGCGCGGCGTCGGAGGGGAAGAACGAGGCCGCGGCGTCTGTTCAGCTCATTGAGCTGCGCAGGATGCTGGAGTCCGGCGCCTGTGAACTTGCAGCGGTGCGCATTAACGATGCTGACGTGCAAACCCTCCATGACCAGGTGGCGGCAATGCGGACCGCCCATGAGGTCAACGATGTGGCCGCTTTTGTGGAAGCGGACCTGGGCTTCCATGATCTGATCCTGCATGCTTCGGAAAACGTCTTCGTGTCGGTGCTCTTTGAACCGCTGCACCGGGTGCTGGAAAAACGGCGCACCGAGACTTCGGAAGTCCGGCAGATCCAGGAACACGCGATCGGCCACCACCAGAACATTGTGAACGCCCTGGAATCCCGAGACCCCATACGGTCCCGTGAAGCAATGGATGCGCACATGCAGCAGACCCTGGATGACCTGAAAAGTTTCGTCCTGGAAGAACGGCAGTCCGCCGTGGGCGGGTGA
- a CDS encoding four-carbon acid sugar kinase family protein: MPLEADVLAAFPAEVQIPAQLVAHAVAASSSSSPRVLVVLDDDPTGTQSVSNLPVLTRWDVEDFSWAFGHEIDGRRSAAVYVLTNTRSLDPAEAAARNEEIVCSALTAAAASDAGESRLRLSFVSRSDSTLRGHYPLEPDVIAATVADVSGEATDGVVIVPAFPDAGRVTIGGVHYMRGTGDDAGHLTPVAETEFAKDASFGFATSELAKYVEEKSQGRFAADSVIVLDLNIIRAGGPSSDPQVSAEAIADAIEPATASTPIVVDIVTENDLRALALGLEEAERRGKKLLYRVGPPFVRARIGQAIRSELSGEEAYAGNTPSEAGGLIVVGSHVGVTTRQLKALTEQHSAARIVEIDVGQLLADGADSYLDQTVETVVGALHTGDVIVHTSRLLIKTDDPAESLRIARTVSAAVVAVVNRTLKTFPPRFVIAKGGITSSDVAAHGLDIRHAIVRGPMLPGIVSLWEPVDGPAKGIPFIVFAGNVGDDESLAQVTRKLSNTF, encoded by the coding sequence TTGCCCCTTGAAGCAGATGTTCTGGCCGCCTTTCCGGCGGAAGTCCAGATTCCGGCTCAGCTGGTTGCTCACGCTGTCGCGGCGTCTTCCTCGTCGTCGCCCCGCGTGCTGGTAGTGCTCGACGACGACCCCACCGGAACGCAGTCGGTTTCCAATCTTCCCGTGCTCACCCGCTGGGACGTTGAGGACTTCAGCTGGGCGTTCGGCCACGAGATTGACGGCCGGCGCTCCGCCGCCGTGTACGTCCTGACCAACACGCGCAGCCTGGATCCGGCCGAAGCAGCCGCCCGCAACGAGGAAATCGTCTGCAGCGCACTGACGGCCGCTGCGGCGTCTGACGCAGGAGAATCCAGGCTGCGCCTCAGTTTCGTCAGCCGCAGCGACTCCACCCTCCGCGGCCACTACCCCCTGGAGCCCGACGTTATTGCCGCTACGGTTGCCGATGTCAGCGGCGAGGCGACTGACGGCGTCGTGATCGTCCCGGCGTTTCCGGACGCCGGCCGCGTAACCATCGGTGGCGTGCACTACATGCGAGGAACAGGTGACGACGCCGGTCACCTCACCCCGGTGGCCGAGACGGAGTTCGCCAAGGACGCCAGCTTCGGCTTCGCCACCTCCGAGCTGGCCAAGTATGTGGAGGAGAAGTCGCAGGGACGATTTGCTGCTGACTCCGTGATTGTCCTGGACTTGAACATCATCCGTGCGGGCGGCCCGTCCTCGGACCCTCAGGTTTCCGCCGAGGCCATTGCCGACGCCATAGAGCCGGCCACGGCATCCACCCCGATCGTGGTGGATATCGTCACCGAAAACGATCTCCGCGCCCTCGCCCTGGGCCTGGAGGAAGCCGAACGCCGCGGCAAAAAACTGCTCTACCGCGTGGGTCCGCCGTTCGTCCGTGCCCGCATCGGCCAGGCGATCCGTTCCGAGCTCAGCGGCGAGGAAGCCTACGCCGGCAATACGCCATCGGAAGCCGGCGGCCTGATAGTCGTCGGCTCGCACGTCGGCGTCACCACCCGCCAGCTCAAGGCGCTCACCGAACAGCACAGCGCAGCGCGCATTGTGGAGATCGACGTCGGACAGCTCCTCGCGGACGGCGCGGACAGCTACCTCGACCAGACTGTCGAAACGGTAGTTGGCGCTCTCCACACCGGCGACGTCATCGTCCACACCAGCCGTCTGCTCATCAAGACCGATGACCCCGCCGAAAGCCTGCGGATCGCACGCACGGTGTCCGCCGCCGTCGTCGCCGTCGTGAATCGGACGCTCAAAACCTTCCCTCCGCGTTTTGTCATCGCCAAGGGCGGCATCACGTCCTCGGACGTGGCGGCGCACGGCCTGGACATCCGCCATGCCATTGTCCGGGGGCCCATGCTCCCGGGCATCGTCAGCCTGTGGGAGCCGGTGGACGGCCCCGCCAAGGGCATCCCGTTCATCGTTTTCGCCGGCAACGTGGGCGACGACGAGTCCCTGGCCCAGGTCACCCGCAAGCTCAGCAACACCTTCTGA
- a CDS encoding NAD(P)-dependent oxidoreductase, with amino-acid sequence MTANYKVTVLGLGAMGLPMATRLATQLTVHGFDIAEPRLKLADEAGVRTFASAREAVQDTDALLLAVRNGEQLHDVLFGGNGVATVLKPGAVVILTSTVGTEAIPATVARLAEFGVELVDAPLSGGPKRAGEGDLLIVVGASPSAQETARPVLELLASTLSIVGDKPGDGQALKTVNQLLCGVHIAAAAEAMALADALGLDQAKTLAALEAGAAGSFMLSNRGPRILEAYTEEGAEVLSRLDIFVKDMGIVGKATRAAGLAAPVAAAAEQLFLLGQARGLAAADDSAVIKVVAPTKRTAA; translated from the coding sequence ATGACTGCAAACTACAAAGTCACCGTTCTGGGCCTCGGCGCCATGGGCCTGCCCATGGCCACCCGCCTGGCCACCCAACTGACCGTCCATGGCTTCGACATCGCCGAGCCGCGCCTCAAGCTCGCTGACGAGGCCGGCGTCCGTACCTTCGCCTCCGCCCGCGAAGCCGTCCAGGACACCGATGCGCTGCTCCTGGCCGTCCGCAACGGCGAGCAGCTCCACGACGTCCTCTTCGGCGGGAACGGCGTGGCCACAGTGCTGAAGCCGGGCGCCGTCGTCATCCTCACCAGCACCGTAGGCACCGAAGCCATCCCGGCCACCGTCGCCCGCCTCGCCGAGTTCGGCGTCGAGCTCGTTGACGCCCCGTTGTCCGGCGGCCCCAAGCGGGCCGGCGAAGGCGACCTCCTGATCGTCGTCGGCGCATCGCCCTCCGCGCAGGAAACCGCCCGCCCGGTATTGGAACTGCTGGCCTCCACGCTGTCCATCGTGGGCGACAAGCCCGGCGACGGCCAGGCGCTCAAAACCGTCAACCAGCTGCTTTGCGGAGTGCACATCGCCGCAGCCGCCGAGGCCATGGCCCTCGCCGACGCCCTCGGACTGGACCAGGCCAAGACCCTCGCGGCACTCGAAGCCGGTGCCGCCGGTTCGTTCATGCTCTCCAACCGCGGCCCGCGCATCCTCGAGGCCTACACCGAGGAAGGCGCCGAGGTCCTCAGCCGCCTGGACATCTTCGTCAAGGACATGGGAATCGTGGGCAAGGCAACCCGAGCAGCCGGCCTGGCCGCACCCGTTGCCGCGGCCGCCGAGCAGCTATTCCTGCTGGGCCAGGCCCGGGGCCTCGCCGCCGCGGACGATTCCGCCGTCATCAAGGTAGTGGCGCCCACCAAACGCACCGCCGCGTAA
- a CDS encoding DUF1304 domain-containing protein, translated as MILAALIFALIAALLHVFIFTMESITWTRPATWKRFSVASQAEADTTKPLAFNQGFYNLFLAVGALIGICAVAFGQPVVGWTLIFSSCGSMFLASAVLALSGKKYLRAAATQGTTPLLAVVLGILAVVLA; from the coding sequence ATGATTCTGGCCGCCCTGATCTTTGCGCTCATCGCTGCTCTTCTTCACGTTTTCATCTTCACCATGGAGTCCATCACCTGGACCCGGCCTGCTACGTGGAAGCGCTTCAGCGTGGCTTCCCAGGCCGAAGCCGACACCACCAAACCGCTCGCCTTCAACCAGGGCTTCTACAACCTGTTCCTGGCCGTCGGCGCGCTGATCGGCATCTGCGCGGTGGCGTTCGGCCAGCCAGTAGTGGGCTGGACCCTCATCTTCAGCAGCTGCGGCTCAATGTTCCTGGCCTCCGCCGTGCTGGCACTCAGCGGAAAGAAGTACCTCCGCGCCGCGGCAACGCAGGGAACGACGCCGTTGCTCGCCGTCGTGCTTGGCATCCTGGCGGTGGTGCTTGCTTAG
- a CDS encoding acyltransferase, translating to MGGSLQQSGPGEHAPAPQRDLVIDLARFFCLALVVVGHSMMTSPVLHPDGTVTTENTLAEQDWFVPVIWIFMVMPIFFVAGGITGLQSWRRLQARGGTGFEFAQIRLLRLIRPATALLAAMFTGLWGALLLGVDPQVVALLATGAGMPLWFLATYLAAQLNIPLLARLHTRAPWLTFAGLVVLVVAVDCFRGALPLLAYANLIFLWCAVQQLGFLMADGQLARFNRSGLVGLIVGSNLLLGVVTGVALYSGNMLENLNPPTFCLLLLGVSQTAALRLFRPVLNWVAAARWVQAIVTGAGRRSMTVYLWHLPLLGGMSGLLLLTDFPKPAAGTAEWWWARPLVLLGVVVLLLPVLALFGRLEDRPTASVHTRSRPAAAVVTAVVVVFVPVADAVFNGLTLTMIGGGTACFALAVLLLGRVPDRIPAPAGVPAGGLDGVPEDVPADGGAGGGGGGAGDSGGPLPETPLSASVEP from the coding sequence ATGGGTGGTTCACTGCAGCAGTCAGGGCCCGGGGAACACGCGCCTGCGCCGCAACGCGATCTGGTGATCGACCTCGCGCGGTTTTTCTGCCTCGCCCTGGTGGTGGTGGGCCACAGCATGATGACAAGCCCGGTGCTCCACCCGGACGGTACTGTGACTACCGAAAACACGCTGGCGGAACAGGACTGGTTCGTGCCGGTCATCTGGATCTTTATGGTGATGCCCATCTTCTTCGTGGCCGGTGGCATCACCGGACTTCAGTCCTGGCGCAGGCTGCAGGCCCGTGGCGGCACCGGATTCGAGTTCGCCCAGATCCGTCTCCTGCGGCTCATCCGCCCTGCAACGGCACTGCTTGCGGCCATGTTCACCGGTCTGTGGGGTGCACTGCTCCTGGGCGTGGACCCGCAGGTGGTGGCACTGCTGGCCACCGGCGCGGGAATGCCGCTGTGGTTCCTGGCCACATACCTTGCCGCGCAGCTGAACATTCCGCTGCTGGCCCGCCTCCACACCCGTGCGCCGTGGCTGACGTTCGCCGGACTGGTGGTGCTGGTGGTGGCTGTGGACTGCTTCCGCGGGGCGCTCCCGCTTCTGGCCTACGCCAACCTGATCTTCCTCTGGTGCGCTGTCCAACAGCTGGGATTCCTGATGGCTGACGGGCAACTGGCCCGGTTCAACCGTTCCGGGTTGGTGGGCCTCATCGTGGGCAGTAATCTCCTGCTGGGGGTGGTGACGGGCGTCGCCCTGTATTCGGGCAACATGCTGGAGAATCTGAATCCGCCCACTTTCTGCCTGCTCCTCCTTGGGGTGTCGCAGACCGCCGCGCTCCGGTTGTTCCGGCCGGTGCTCAACTGGGTCGCTGCGGCACGCTGGGTACAGGCCATTGTCACTGGTGCCGGCCGCAGGTCCATGACCGTTTACCTCTGGCACTTACCGCTGCTCGGGGGAATGTCCGGCCTGCTCCTGCTGACCGATTTCCCCAAGCCAGCCGCCGGCACCGCCGAATGGTGGTGGGCGCGGCCGCTGGTGCTGCTCGGTGTGGTGGTTCTGCTCCTGCCGGTGCTGGCACTTTTCGGGCGTCTTGAGGATCGCCCGACGGCGTCTGTCCACACGCGCAGCCGGCCCGCTGCCGCTGTGGTGACTGCCGTCGTCGTCGTTTTTGTTCCGGTGGCGGACGCCGTCTTTAACGGCCTCACGTTGACGATGATTGGCGGGGGGACCGCCTGCTTTGCCCTGGCGGTTCTGCTGCTGGGACGGGTACCGGACCGTATTCCTGCGCCGGCGGGTGTTCCGGCGGGTGGTCTGGACGGCGTTCCGGAGGATGTTCCGGCGGACGGCGGCGCCGGCGGGGGCGGCGGAGGTGCCGGTGATTCCGGCGGGCCATTGCCAGAGACGCCATTAAGTGCCAGTGTCGAACCATGA
- a CDS encoding GNAT family N-acetyltransferase — MTDNMVSAEDTFTPDVVTTRNDALHRYELHVGGTLAVRTKFIDKPGHVDFIHTETDDAFRGHGLAKVLIHFALDDVVASGKRIIPHCPFTARYLRKHEVYTQCIDWPEGEPGA; from the coding sequence ATGACGGACAACATGGTTTCAGCTGAGGATACGTTCACGCCGGACGTTGTGACGACCCGGAACGACGCCCTTCACCGCTACGAGCTGCACGTTGGCGGGACACTCGCGGTGCGCACGAAATTCATCGACAAACCCGGTCACGTTGACTTCATCCACACGGAGACGGACGACGCCTTCAGGGGCCACGGACTCGCCAAGGTGCTGATCCATTTTGCCCTCGATGACGTAGTGGCGTCCGGCAAGCGGATCATCCCGCATTGCCCCTTTACCGCCCGGTACCTCCGTAAACACGAGGTCTATACCCAGTGCATCGACTGGCCCGAGGGCGAGCCCGGAGCCTAG
- a CDS encoding LacI family DNA-binding transcriptional regulator — protein sequence MQADSGQRRAPVMTDVARLAGVSHQTVSRVINNHPNVSARTRRRVETAIAGLGYRRNIAARALVTRKSTTVGVIGVESAQFGPANTLIGVQNAARAAGYFVSVAGLASPTLNAVQDAVGHLLDQGVDGIVVIAPHAAVFDELLLLDLPVPLVTIGDPAYSSLTARPSGHAVVSVGVDQELGAWRAVRHLIELGHEQIAHLAGPPDWIDATARQAGWRRALRGANLPVTDPYEGDWSAASGYRLGPKILAASAATAVFVANDQMSIGLLCALHEAAIRVPEDVSVVGFDDLPEAGYALPPLTTVRQDFQELGRRCIAVLLERVNGTAVPAPPPVQPELIRRSSAARRTSSSTRNH from the coding sequence GTGCAGGCAGATTCCGGACAGCGTCGGGCGCCGGTCATGACTGATGTGGCCAGGCTGGCTGGAGTGTCCCATCAAACTGTGTCGCGGGTGATCAACAACCACCCCAACGTAAGCGCGCGAACCCGGCGGCGGGTGGAGACAGCCATCGCTGGCCTGGGATACCGCCGCAACATTGCTGCGCGCGCGCTGGTGACCCGCAAATCGACGACTGTTGGAGTCATCGGGGTCGAATCAGCGCAGTTCGGTCCCGCCAATACCTTGATCGGCGTCCAGAATGCGGCCCGCGCCGCGGGATATTTTGTCAGTGTCGCCGGTCTGGCGTCCCCGACGCTCAACGCAGTCCAGGACGCCGTCGGCCATCTTCTGGATCAGGGCGTAGACGGGATCGTTGTGATCGCTCCGCACGCCGCCGTCTTCGATGAGCTCCTCCTCCTCGACCTGCCGGTGCCGCTCGTAACGATCGGCGATCCGGCATACTCCTCCCTGACCGCCCGGCCATCAGGGCACGCGGTAGTCAGCGTCGGCGTCGACCAGGAGCTCGGGGCCTGGAGAGCCGTGCGGCACCTGATTGAACTCGGCCACGAACAAATCGCCCACCTGGCCGGTCCTCCGGACTGGATCGACGCCACGGCACGACAGGCAGGCTGGCGGCGTGCCCTCCGCGGGGCCAACCTTCCCGTGACGGATCCGTACGAGGGTGATTGGAGTGCCGCCTCGGGGTACCGCCTGGGCCCGAAGATCCTCGCGGCATCCGCAGCCACTGCGGTATTCGTCGCCAACGACCAGATGTCCATCGGGCTGCTGTGCGCACTCCACGAGGCCGCTATCCGGGTCCCTGAAGACGTAAGTGTCGTTGGGTTCGACGATCTGCCCGAGGCCGGATACGCGCTTCCACCGCTGACGACCGTGCGTCAGGACTTCCAGGAACTCGGGCGTCGCTGTATCGCCGTGCTGCTCGAGCGGGTTAACGGCACCGCAGTGCCGGCTCCCCCTCCGGTGCAACCCGAGTTGATCCGTCGTAGCAGCGCGGCCAGGCGGACATCTTCCTCGACGAGGAATCATTGA
- the chvE gene encoding multiple monosaccharide ABC transporter substrate-binding protein, with product MKKLWGAFAVVLAVGLSVSGCGSRGGASSPSAGADTAGSLVGISMPTQTSERWIADGKNVSESLTKLGYKTDLQYANDDIPTQVSQIENMLTKGAKALIIAAIDGTTLTDVLAKAKEQNVKIIAYDRLINGTPNVDYYTTFDNYTVGVQQATSLLTGLGLVDSSGKKVDGKGPFNVELFAGSPDDNNANFFWTGAMDTLKPYLDAGTLKVPSGQTKFEQAAILRWQAPVAQKRMEDILTSAYSSGTKLQGVLSPYDGLSIGIISALTSAGGYSKSNLPIVTGQDAEKGSVKSITAGEQYSTIFKDTRLLGAQAVKMVDAVLKGQTPEVNDSKTYNNKVKVVPAYLLKSVIITKDNYKKELTDSGYYKESDLK from the coding sequence ATGAAAAAACTTTGGGGCGCCTTCGCCGTCGTCCTTGCGGTCGGCCTGAGCGTCAGCGGCTGTGGCAGCCGTGGAGGCGCTTCAAGCCCGTCTGCCGGTGCCGATACCGCCGGCTCCCTCGTCGGCATCTCGATGCCGACGCAGACATCCGAGCGCTGGATCGCGGACGGAAAGAATGTCTCAGAATCGCTGACAAAACTCGGGTACAAAACTGACCTTCAGTACGCCAATGACGATATCCCCACCCAGGTTTCCCAGATCGAAAACATGCTCACCAAGGGCGCCAAGGCACTCATCATCGCCGCCATCGACGGCACCACGCTGACCGATGTCCTCGCCAAGGCAAAGGAACAGAACGTCAAGATCATCGCTTATGACCGCCTGATCAACGGCACCCCGAATGTTGACTACTACACGACGTTCGACAACTACACCGTAGGGGTTCAGCAGGCGACTTCGCTGCTGACCGGCCTGGGCCTCGTTGACTCCAGTGGCAAGAAAGTCGATGGCAAGGGGCCGTTCAATGTGGAGCTCTTCGCCGGCAGCCCCGACGACAACAACGCCAACTTCTTCTGGACCGGCGCCATGGACACCCTCAAGCCGTACCTGGATGCAGGCACTCTCAAGGTTCCAAGCGGCCAGACAAAGTTTGAGCAGGCGGCCATTCTGCGCTGGCAGGCCCCAGTTGCACAGAAGCGGATGGAAGACATCCTGACCTCTGCCTACAGCTCCGGGACGAAGCTTCAGGGCGTGCTGTCGCCCTACGATGGCCTGTCCATCGGCATTATCTCGGCACTCACCAGTGCGGGCGGCTATTCCAAAAGCAACCTCCCCATCGTCACCGGCCAGGACGCCGAAAAGGGGTCTGTCAAATCCATCACCGCGGGTGAGCAGTACTCCACTATCTTCAAGGACACCCGGCTGCTCGGTGCCCAGGCGGTCAAAATGGTCGACGCCGTGCTGAAGGGCCAGACGCCTGAGGTCAACGACAGCAAGACGTACAACAACAAGGTCAAGGTAGTCCCTGCGTACCTGCTCAAGTCCGTGATCATCACCAAAGACAACTACAAGAAGGAACTCACCGACTCCGGCTACTACAAAGAGAGCGATCTCAAGTAG
- the mmsA gene encoding multiple monosaccharide ABC transporter ATP-binding protein, translated as MQNHILQMQGITKTFPGVKALQDVTLNVNRGEVHAICGENGAGKSTLMKVLSGVYPHGSFDGEILFENEPCHFSDIGHSEKRGIVIIHQELALSPYLSIAENIYLGNEQASRGWVDWRKTNLEAAKLLARVGLSENPVTPIQHISVGKQQLVEIAKALSKKVKLLILDEPTAALNDEDSGHLLDLIRHLKGQGVTSIIISHKLNEIRKIADAVTIIRDGKTIETLRLDEGELSQERIIRGMVGRDLESLYPHREPRIGDEVLRIEDWSVRHPQDPTRMVVRNASLNVRAGEVVGLAGLMGAGRTELAMSVFGRTYGHATSGRVFKNGKEIDTRTVHAAIKHGIAYATEDRKLYGLNLIEDIKRNISMAGLKKLVKGGWVNKNEETVIANGYRKSMNIKAPSVASITGKLSGGNQQKVVLSKWMFSDPDVLILDEPTRGIDVGAKFEIYTIIARLAAEGKAVIVISSELPELLGICDRIYTLSAGHITGEVPIAEASQEILMHYMTQEKE; from the coding sequence ATGCAAAACCATATTCTTCAAATGCAAGGCATTACCAAGACCTTTCCCGGTGTCAAGGCACTTCAGGACGTCACCCTCAACGTGAACCGGGGAGAGGTACACGCCATCTGCGGCGAGAACGGCGCCGGAAAATCAACCCTGATGAAAGTCCTGTCAGGCGTTTATCCCCACGGAAGCTTCGACGGCGAGATTCTTTTTGAGAATGAACCATGCCACTTCTCGGACATAGGCCACAGCGAAAAACGCGGAATCGTGATCATTCACCAGGAATTGGCGCTGAGCCCCTATCTTTCGATTGCGGAAAACATCTACCTGGGCAATGAACAGGCCAGCCGCGGTTGGGTCGACTGGCGCAAAACGAACCTTGAAGCAGCCAAACTGCTGGCCCGGGTGGGCTTGAGCGAAAATCCGGTGACGCCCATCCAACACATCAGCGTAGGCAAGCAGCAGCTGGTTGAAATCGCCAAGGCCCTCTCAAAGAAGGTCAAGCTGCTGATTCTGGACGAACCGACGGCCGCGCTCAACGACGAAGACTCCGGGCACCTGCTTGATCTCATCCGCCATCTCAAAGGCCAGGGCGTCACGAGCATCATCATCAGCCACAAGCTCAATGAAATAAGGAAGATCGCCGACGCCGTCACCATAATTCGCGATGGAAAGACCATCGAAACCCTGAGGCTTGACGAGGGCGAGCTCTCGCAGGAACGGATCATCCGCGGGATGGTCGGCCGTGATCTGGAAAGTCTGTATCCGCACCGGGAACCGCGGATCGGTGACGAGGTCCTGCGGATCGAGGACTGGTCTGTCCGGCACCCTCAGGACCCCACCCGCATGGTCGTTCGCAACGCCAGCCTCAATGTCCGGGCCGGCGAAGTGGTCGGACTGGCCGGGCTCATGGGTGCCGGCCGAACGGAACTGGCCATGAGCGTCTTCGGCCGCACCTACGGTCATGCCACCTCCGGAAGGGTGTTCAAGAACGGCAAGGAAATAGACACCCGGACCGTGCACGCTGCCATCAAGCATGGCATCGCATACGCCACAGAGGACCGGAAACTTTATGGACTCAACCTCATTGAGGACATCAAACGCAACATCTCGATGGCGGGGCTGAAAAAGCTCGTAAAGGGCGGCTGGGTCAACAAGAACGAAGAGACCGTCATCGCCAACGGTTACCGCAAGAGCATGAACATCAAGGCGCCTTCCGTCGCGTCCATAACCGGCAAACTCTCCGGCGGAAACCAGCAGAAAGTGGTCCTGAGCAAGTGGATGTTTTCCGATCCGGATGTTCTGATCCTCGACGAACCCACGCGCGGGATCGACGTCGGCGCGAAGTTTGAGATCTACACGATCATTGCCAGGCTGGCGGCCGAGGGGAAAGCAGTCATCGTCATCTCTTCGGAGCTGCCCGAATTGCTGGGCATCTGCGACCGTATCTACACCCTGTCCGCAGGTCACATCACCGGGGAAGTGCCGATCGCGGAAGCCTCGCAGGAAATCCTGATGCACTACATGACCCAAGAAAAGGAATGA